The genomic interval CCCGGGAGCGCCGCGAGCGCGTCCGTGAACGCCGCGACCGCCTCCCGGGAGTCCGGCGGAGCGGCGTCGAGCGACACCGGCCGACTGCCCGCGTCCGCCGTGTACGCGTCGCCCCGGCCGCCCCGGCCGGCGTCCTCGCCCCCCGACCCGTCCCCGAACCCGCTCCCGCCGCCGTCCTCGTCGGGGGTCGCGGCCGCGTCGTCCCCGCGCCGCCCGACGAGCGGGTTGTCCTCGTCGCTCCCGTCGCTCCGCGGGTAGTCGGCGTTCTCGCCGCGAACGCGCGCCCAGAACGTGTCGAACAGGCGGTCGAACGCCTCGCCGTCGCCCGGACGCGTGCAGAGCGCGGCCCGGAGCGCCGCCCGGACGCGCCCCGCATCGCGAGCGTCGAGCGCCGCCACCGCTCGCGCCGCGGACTGCGCGCCGTCACCCGGCACCGCAACCCCGGCCTCGCGGAGGTGCGCGACGAACGCGACGAGTTCGCGGCGGACGTGGGCGTCGAGCGTCACGCTACGCCCCCGTGTTCACGCCCGCGGCGGCGAGCACGTCCCGGAGCGCGTCGTCGTCGAACCGCTCCACGTCGTCCGCGTCCTTGAGCACGCAGGACAGCGTCTCCCGCACGGACTCGGCGGTGACCGTGTCGCGGCCGAGCACGGAGAACGCCTCCGCCCACTCCAGGGTCTCCGCGACGCCCGGGGGCTTGCGGAGCGGGCGCTCCCGGAGTTCCTGCACGACCCCGCAGAGGTCGGCCGCGACCCCGGAATCGAGTTCGGGAACCTTGCGCTCCAGAATCTCGCGCTGGCGGGCCGCCGACGGCGGTTCGAGGTTCAGGTAGAGACACCGCCGCTTCAGCGCGTCGCTCACCTCCCGCGTCCGGTTCGACGTGAGCACGACGACTGGCGGCGTGTCCGCCTGAACCGTGCCGAGTTCGGGAATCGACACCTGGAAGTCGCTCAGCACTTCGAGCAGGAGCGCCTCGAACGCCTCGTCCGCCCGGTCTACCTCGTCCACGAGCAGGACGGGCGGGCGGTCGCCGTCGCTCCGGAGCGCCCGGAGGAGCGGGCGTTCGAGCAGGTACTCCTCCTCGAACACCGACTCCGCGCCCGTCTGCGCGTCGAGGAGTTGTTTCGTGTAGTTCCACTCGTAGAGCGCCTCCTCGGCCGCGAGGCCCTCGTAGCACTGGAGGCGCACGAGGTCGGTGTCGAACCCGCGCGCGAGCACCTTCGCGAGTTCGGTCTTCCCCGCGCCCGGTTCGCCCTCGACTAACAGCGGCTTCCCGAGTCGGAGCGCGAGCAACGCCGTCGTCACCAC from Salarchaeum japonicum carries:
- a CDS encoding AAA family ATPase, which translates into the protein MDDLSEVSESDLRSVFERERYVAGDDVVTTALLALRLGKPLLVEGEPGAGKTELAKVLARGFDTDLVRLQCYEGLAAEEALYEWNYTKQLLDAQTGAESVFEEEYLLERPLLRALRSDGDRPPVLLVDEVDRADEAFEALLLEVLSDFQVSIPELGTVQADTPPVVVLTSNRTREVSDALKRRCLYLNLEPPSAARQREILERKVPELDSGVAADLCGVVQELRERPLRKPPGVAETLEWAEAFSVLGRDTVTAESVRETLSCVLKDADDVERFDDDALRDVLAAAGVNTGA